One window of Candidatus Methanoperedens sp. genomic DNA carries:
- the amrS gene encoding AmmeMemoRadiSam system radical SAM enzyme gives MIKEGVLFDQLQDNKVKCHVCSHRCTIAEGKVGICRTRKNIDGKIHTLIYNTVSSEAVDPIEKKPLYHFLPGTKSYSLGTIGCNFRCEHCQNWNISQEYAYTGTTEITPEEAIKNALDNRCKSISWTYNEPAIWHEYTYDSAVLAKKAGLKTVYVTNGYITPEALRRMAPYLDAFRVDIKSFSDDFYRKICGASLAPVLESTKLAKELGMHVEVITLVIPTKNDSREEITQIVRWVRDNLGADTPMHFTRFHPMHRMDNLPSTPTETLEMAHDIAKKEGMRFVYTGNVPGHRYENTYCPKCNALLIDRAGFRVSAIRIKDGKCPECGEGIPIVG, from the coding sequence TTGATAAAAGAAGGGGTTCTTTTTGACCAGCTCCAGGATAACAAGGTCAAATGCCATGTATGCTCCCACAGGTGTACCATTGCAGAAGGTAAGGTGGGGATTTGCAGAACAAGAAAGAATATTGACGGAAAAATTCACACTCTTATTTATAATACCGTCTCAAGTGAAGCCGTCGACCCTATCGAGAAAAAACCCCTGTACCATTTCCTGCCGGGCACGAAATCGTATTCTTTAGGAACCATCGGCTGCAATTTCAGATGCGAGCACTGCCAGAACTGGAACATTTCGCAAGAGTATGCATACACAGGAACAACAGAGATAACTCCTGAGGAAGCTATCAAAAACGCCTTGGATAATCGATGCAAGTCCATTTCATGGACATACAACGAACCTGCCATCTGGCATGAATATACATATGACAGCGCAGTGCTTGCGAAAAAAGCAGGTTTGAAGACAGTATACGTCACCAACGGCTACATCACGCCTGAGGCGCTGCGGAGAATGGCGCCGTACCTTGATGCTTTCCGGGTGGACATCAAATCGTTTTCCGATGATTTCTACAGGAAAATATGCGGCGCCAGTCTTGCGCCTGTGCTTGAGTCCACAAAACTTGCAAAGGAACTGGGCATGCATGTTGAGGTCATAACGCTTGTTATTCCCACTAAAAACGATTCAAGAGAGGAGATTACGCAGATTGTGAGATGGGTGCGCGATAACCTCGGCGCTGACACGCCCATGCACTTCACGAGATTCCATCCCATGCATAGGATGGATAACCTCCCTTCAACGCCGACGGAGACGCTGGAGATGGCGCACGATATCGCGAAAAAGGAAGGGATGAGGTTTGTTTATACCGGGAATGTCCCGGGGCACAGGTATGAGAATACATACTGCCCGAAGTGCAACGCTTTGCTGATTGACCGCGCCGGCTTTCGGGTGAGCGCGATCAGGATTAAGGATGGGAAGTGCCCGGAGTGCGGGGAGGGGATACCGATTGTGGGATAA
- a CDS encoding N-acetyltransferase, producing the protein MLRKATIKDVEKVWKLVNNYADKRMMLPRSLSELYENLRDFYVVIEDDKMVGCGALHITWEDYGEILSLAVEPEKVRQGIGSKILKACEEEARALGLNKLITLTYVPEFFEKHGFVRVKKSTLPHKIWSMCIKCPKFPECDEIPLVKKIN; encoded by the coding sequence TTGCTAAGAAAAGCCACCATCAAAGACGTTGAAAAGGTGTGGAAGCTTGTCAATAATTATGCAGATAAACGCATGATGCTTCCGCGCTCTTTGAGCGAACTGTACGAAAACCTGAGGGATTTTTATGTGGTTATTGAAGATGATAAAATGGTGGGCTGCGGCGCGCTGCATATTACCTGGGAAGATTACGGCGAAATCCTATCACTTGCGGTTGAGCCGGAAAAGGTGAGGCAGGGGATAGGTTCGAAGATACTCAAAGCCTGCGAGGAGGAAGCACGGGCTCTCGGGTTGAACAAGCTTATCACGCTTACGTATGTGCCTGAGTTCTTTGAAAAACATGGCTTTGTGAGGGTGAAGAAGAGCACGCTGCCTCATAAGATATGGAGCATGTGCATCAAATGCCCCAAGTTTCCAGAATGCGATGAGATACCGCTTGTGAAGAAGATAAATTGA